One genomic window of Glycine soja cultivar W05 chromosome 9, ASM419377v2, whole genome shotgun sequence includes the following:
- the LOC114368011 gene encoding uncharacterized protein LOC114368011 isoform X2 — translation MEVFFSQCVPLYKHALDGNWQAAKHILDANPALKTAAIAPGWPTVLHVAAGTNHYHFVEELLNILDNDAIQLQDKKGNTAFCFVAAAGNWRIAELMLKRNILLPTVKGGDGMTPLHFAALQGRCPMACKLYPMTKEMFDDEDWELLFFTCIKTCNYHLALKMVRDRKELAFARDGNNGEEKKGGIALHLLAQNQKPLDSCCHCHQHQIPVKINPGMKQHVFLQLVNFLWNTLLENIDSKSKILDIISEPSHLLFDAAEVGNFGFLSELISAYPSLIWEVDSRNRSIIHTAVLNRHASIYNLIHEIGSIKDIIVTFAGEEDENTLLHLAAKLAPPSQLELVSGAAFQMSLEISWFEEVNKIMPPSFRWMKNSEGLTARELFTKEHADLRKNAESWMKRTAESCMLISTVIATGVFSAAISTPGGMNDESKEPNYLDKTSFLIFAVSDATSLISSATAILIFLSILISRYAEYDFHKSLPLKLIFGLISLFISITSMMVAFGCSFFITYYYGMKWVPSFISVLACLPILLFIGLQFSLWSVIIYSTYYCKALFKPGKKMLYVVERKGYNV, via the exons ATGGAGGTTTTCTTCTCCCAATGTGTGCCACTTTACAAGCATGCATTAGATGGCAATTGGCAAGCAGCAAAGCACATCTTAGATGCAAACCCTGCACTGAAGACTGCTGCCATAGCACCTGGGTGGCCCACAGTGCTGCATGTTGCTGCAGGCACAAACCATTATCACTTTGTGGAGGAGTTGCTCAACATATTAGACAATGATGCAATTCAATTGCAGGATAAAAAGGGCAACACTGCCTTTTGCTTTGTTGCTGCGGCTGGCAATTGGCGCATTGCTGAGTTAATGCTGAAAAGAAATATACTTCTGCCAACAGTCAAGGGTGGAGATGGAATGACCCCTCTTCACTTTGCTGCTTTGCAAGGAAGATGCCCAATGGCATGCAAGCTATACCCTATGACCAAAGAGATGTTTGATGATGAGGATTGGGAATTATTGTTCTTCACTTGCATCAAAACTTGCAACTATC ACTTGGCCTTAAAAATGGTAAGAGATAGGAAAGAACTAGCTTTTGCACGAGATGGGAATAACGGTGAGGAGAAAAAGGGCGGCATAGCTTTGCATCTCTTGGCTCAAAATCAAAAGCCTTTGGATTCTTGTTGTCATTGCCACCAACATCAAATTCCCGTCAAGATAAACCCTG GCATGAAACAACACGTGTTTCTTCAATTGGTTAATTTTCTCTGGAATACCCTTTTGGAAAACATAGACTCCAAGAGCAAGATACTTGACATCATAAGTGAACCTTCTCATCTATTATTTGATGCTGCAGAAGTTGGTAATTTTGGGTTTTTGTCTGAGCTTATTAGTGCTTATCCCAGCTTGATATGGGAAGTGGATAGCAGAAACAGAAGTATAATTCACACAGCTGTTTTGAATCGACATGCTAGCATCTACAACCTCATACACGAAATAGGGTCTATAAAAGATATTATAGTGACATTTGCCGGAGAAGAAGACGAGAACACTTTATTGCATTTGGCTGCAAAATTAGCTCCACCTAGTCAACTTGAGTTAGTCTCAGGAGCAGCTTTCCAAATGAGCCTTGAGATATCATGGTTTGAG GAGGTGAACAAGATAATGCCACCATCATTCAGATGGATGAAAAATTCCGAAGGCTTAACTGCTCGAGAATTATTCACAAAGGAGCATGCAGATTTGCGGAAAAATGCAGAATCATGGATGAAACGCACAGCTGAGTCATGCATGCTTATTTCAACCGTTATTGCCACGGGAGTGTTCTCTGCCGCAATTAGCACACCAGGTGGCATGAATGACGAATCAAAAGAACCAAACTATTTGGACAAAACATCGTTTCTGATATTTGCTGTATCAGATGCAACTTCACTGATCTCATCTGCAACTGCAATACTCATATTCTTATCGATTCTCATCTCGCGTTATGCTGAGTATGACTTCCACAAGTCACTGCCATTGAAGCTTATATTTGGACTGATAAGTTTGTTCATCTCCATAACAAGCATGATGGTTGCATTTGGTTGTTCCTTCTTCATAACTTATTACTATGGCATGAAGTGGGTTCCTAGTTTCATCTCAGTACTTGCATGTCTACCTATACTTCTCTTTATAGGTCTGCAATTTTCGCTGTGGTCAGTTATTATCTACTCGACCTACTACTGCAAAGCTCTCTTTAAGCCAGGTAAAAAGATGCTCTACGTGGTAGAGAGAAAAGGATACAATGTTTAA
- the LOC114425430 gene encoding uncharacterized protein LOC114425430 produces MSTKGKTGSRSSQGDVKQPPPNLGGAMGNTGSSKGKTGSWSSQGNVKQPLPNLGGAMGNTGSSKGKTGSWSSQGDVKQPPPNLGGAMGYASSKGKTG; encoded by the coding sequence ATGAGTACTAAAGGCAAAACAGGTTCCCGGTCTTCACAAGGTGATGTGAAACAGCCTCCTCCCAACCTTGGTGGTGCCATGGGCAACACGGGAAGTTCAAAAGGCAAAACAGGTTCCTGGTCTTCACAAGGTAATGTGAAACAGCCTCTTCCCAACCTAGGTGGTGCCATGGGCAACACGGGAAGTTCAAAAGGCAAAACAGGTTCCTGGTCTTCACAAGGTGATGTGAAACAGCCTCCTCCCAACCTAGGTGGTGCCATGGGCTACGCAAGTTCAAAAGGCAAAACAGGATAA
- the LOC114368011 gene encoding uncharacterized protein LOC114368011 isoform X1 yields the protein MIAQNIDSATPEPQDAVVIDIEDSTTTNTELQLTSLQNGVPINAKPQLKRVDTATYKRPSLDFLQDTKDAMEVFFSQCVPLYKHALDGNWQAAKHILDANPALKTAAIAPGWPTVLHVAAGTNHYHFVEELLNILDNDAIQLQDKKGNTAFCFVAAAGNWRIAELMLKRNILLPTVKGGDGMTPLHFAALQGRCPMACKLYPMTKEMFDDEDWELLFFTCIKTCNYHLALKMVRDRKELAFARDGNNGEEKKGGIALHLLAQNQKPLDSCCHCHQHQIPVKINPGMKQHVFLQLVNFLWNTLLENIDSKSKILDIISEPSHLLFDAAEVGNFGFLSELISAYPSLIWEVDSRNRSIIHTAVLNRHASIYNLIHEIGSIKDIIVTFAGEEDENTLLHLAAKLAPPSQLELVSGAAFQMSLEISWFEEVNKIMPPSFRWMKNSEGLTARELFTKEHADLRKNAESWMKRTAESCMLISTVIATGVFSAAISTPGGMNDESKEPNYLDKTSFLIFAVSDATSLISSATAILIFLSILISRYAEYDFHKSLPLKLIFGLISLFISITSMMVAFGCSFFITYYYGMKWVPSFISVLACLPILLFIGLQFSLWSVIIYSTYYCKALFKPGKKMLYVVERKGYNV from the exons ATGATTGCACAGAATATAGACTCAGCAACTCCAGAACCACAGGACGCAGTAGTCATTGACATTGAggactcaacaacaacaaatacagAACTACAACTCACATCACTACAAAATGGGGTACCAATAAATGCCAAACCACAGCTTAAAAGGGTCGACACAGCTACTTACAAAAGGCCTTCACTTGATTTTCTACAGGATACGA AGGATGCAATGGAGGTTTTCTTCTCCCAATGTGTGCCACTTTACAAGCATGCATTAGATGGCAATTGGCAAGCAGCAAAGCACATCTTAGATGCAAACCCTGCACTGAAGACTGCTGCCATAGCACCTGGGTGGCCCACAGTGCTGCATGTTGCTGCAGGCACAAACCATTATCACTTTGTGGAGGAGTTGCTCAACATATTAGACAATGATGCAATTCAATTGCAGGATAAAAAGGGCAACACTGCCTTTTGCTTTGTTGCTGCGGCTGGCAATTGGCGCATTGCTGAGTTAATGCTGAAAAGAAATATACTTCTGCCAACAGTCAAGGGTGGAGATGGAATGACCCCTCTTCACTTTGCTGCTTTGCAAGGAAGATGCCCAATGGCATGCAAGCTATACCCTATGACCAAAGAGATGTTTGATGATGAGGATTGGGAATTATTGTTCTTCACTTGCATCAAAACTTGCAACTATC ACTTGGCCTTAAAAATGGTAAGAGATAGGAAAGAACTAGCTTTTGCACGAGATGGGAATAACGGTGAGGAGAAAAAGGGCGGCATAGCTTTGCATCTCTTGGCTCAAAATCAAAAGCCTTTGGATTCTTGTTGTCATTGCCACCAACATCAAATTCCCGTCAAGATAAACCCTG GCATGAAACAACACGTGTTTCTTCAATTGGTTAATTTTCTCTGGAATACCCTTTTGGAAAACATAGACTCCAAGAGCAAGATACTTGACATCATAAGTGAACCTTCTCATCTATTATTTGATGCTGCAGAAGTTGGTAATTTTGGGTTTTTGTCTGAGCTTATTAGTGCTTATCCCAGCTTGATATGGGAAGTGGATAGCAGAAACAGAAGTATAATTCACACAGCTGTTTTGAATCGACATGCTAGCATCTACAACCTCATACACGAAATAGGGTCTATAAAAGATATTATAGTGACATTTGCCGGAGAAGAAGACGAGAACACTTTATTGCATTTGGCTGCAAAATTAGCTCCACCTAGTCAACTTGAGTTAGTCTCAGGAGCAGCTTTCCAAATGAGCCTTGAGATATCATGGTTTGAG GAGGTGAACAAGATAATGCCACCATCATTCAGATGGATGAAAAATTCCGAAGGCTTAACTGCTCGAGAATTATTCACAAAGGAGCATGCAGATTTGCGGAAAAATGCAGAATCATGGATGAAACGCACAGCTGAGTCATGCATGCTTATTTCAACCGTTATTGCCACGGGAGTGTTCTCTGCCGCAATTAGCACACCAGGTGGCATGAATGACGAATCAAAAGAACCAAACTATTTGGACAAAACATCGTTTCTGATATTTGCTGTATCAGATGCAACTTCACTGATCTCATCTGCAACTGCAATACTCATATTCTTATCGATTCTCATCTCGCGTTATGCTGAGTATGACTTCCACAAGTCACTGCCATTGAAGCTTATATTTGGACTGATAAGTTTGTTCATCTCCATAACAAGCATGATGGTTGCATTTGGTTGTTCCTTCTTCATAACTTATTACTATGGCATGAAGTGGGTTCCTAGTTTCATCTCAGTACTTGCATGTCTACCTATACTTCTCTTTATAGGTCTGCAATTTTCGCTGTGGTCAGTTATTATCTACTCGACCTACTACTGCAAAGCTCTCTTTAAGCCAGGTAAAAAGATGCTCTACGTGGTAGAGAGAAAAGGATACAATGTTTAA
- the LOC114367277 gene encoding uncharacterized protein LOC114367277: MSNIISEGHSILRPPYFDGKNYTEWKERMIIFIRSIDFKLWLVIKNGPKIPTKLIGNEEVEKSEDEYDEEDMKNLELEAQARNILCRAMNQDAFEKFSKDKTAKQTWDELEREMTVVDFPTQQQQPQMGNAASARHNRPNLEFIEATDEEAKDKFLSLCVPLYKFALEGNWPAAKVILQKDVRLKNAAIAVGWATLLHVAVGANHAPFVKELLQELDNQDIKLKDIKGNTAFCFAAASGNMEIVQLLKQRVENLPIIRGGGDHTPLYFAVMQRKCDMVEYLYDKTKDVFDVKDRESLFFTSITTRNYHLALKMATECKELAYARDHLNNDTALHILAMAHDQNPLDSCCHCSEQQTPIMINPGMKKHVIFQLVKFLWETILREKTLKEAIKIISEPSQLLFDAAEVGNFGFLSELISAHPSLIWEVDDKKQSIIHTAVSHRHASIFNVVHEIGSIKDIIVEGFVKGNNTLLHLAAKLAPSDRLELVSGAAFQMSHELIWFEEVKKIMPPSFIMLKNSEDKTAQELFTREHEGLRRKAEDWMKRTAEFCILISTVIATAVFSAAINIPGGIDDQTKKPNYLDKTSFLVFAISDGIAFISSATSILIFLSILISRYAEYDFHKSLPFKLICGLVTLFISITCMMVAFGSAFFITYDSGLKVVPDSISILASVPILLYITLQFSLWKDIIYSTIHCRNLFKPSKRMIHISSR; encoded by the exons ATGAGTAATATCATCAGTGAAGGACATTCTATTTTGAGGCCACCATATTTTGATGGCAAAAATTACACTGAGTGGAAGGAGCGTATGATAATATTCATACGATCTATCGATTTTAAGCTTTGGCTTGTGATAAAAAATGGACCGAAAATTCCAACAAAACTAATAGGCAATGAAGAAGTGGAGAAAAGTGAAGATGAATACGATGAAGAAGACATGAAGAATTTGGAACTAGAAGCACAAGCAAGAAATATTTTATGCCGTGCCATGAATCAAGAtgcttttgaaaaattctcaAAGGACAAAACAGCCAAGCAAACGTGGGACGAGCTTGAAAG GGAAATGACAGTTGTCGACTTTCCaactcagcaacaacaaccgcAAATGGGCAATGCCGCATCAGCTCGTCATAATCGTCCTAACCTTGAGTTTATAGAGGCAACAGACG AAGAAGCAAAGGACAAATTTCTAAGCCTTTGTGTGCCTCTTTACAAGTTTGCTCTAGAAGGCAATTGGCCAGCAGCCAAGGTCATCTTACAAAAAGATGTTAGACTCAAGAACGCAGCAATAGCAGTTGGTTGGGCTACACTTCTGCATGTTGCTGTAGGTGCAAACCATGCTCCCTTTGTGAAGGAGCTGCTGCAAGAACTCGACAACCAAGACATTAAATTGAAAGATATCAAGGGAAACACCGCCTTCTGCTTCGCTGCTGCATCAGGGAACATGGAAATTGTTCAATTGTTGAAACAAAGAGTTGAAAACTTGCCTATAATCAGGGGTGGAGGTGATCATACCCCTCTCTATTTTGCTGTCATGCAAAGAAAATGCGACATGGTAGAGTATCTGTACGACAAGACCAAAGATGTATTCGACGTAAAGGACAGGGAATCACTGTTCTTCACTTCTATCACCACCCGCAACTATC acTTGGCCTTGAAAATGGCAACAGAGTGTAAAGAGCTAGCTTATGCACGTGATCATCTGAATAATGACACAGCGTTGCATATCTTGGCTATGGCTCATGATCAAAACCCTTTGGATTCTTGTTGTCATTGTTCGGAGCAACAAACTCCCATCATGATCAACCCCG gcatgaaaaaacatgtaatttttCAACTGGTTAAGTTTCTCTGGGAAACAATTCTTCGGGAAAAAACCCTCAAAGAGGCAATTAAGATCATAAGTGAACCTTCTCAACTACTATTTGATGCTGCAGAAGTTGGTAATTTTGGGTTCTTGTCAGAGCTTATTAGTGCTCACCCTAGCTTGATATGGGAAGTGGATGACAAAAAGCAAAGTATAATTCACACAGCGGTTTCGCATCGCCATGCCAGCATCTTCAATGTCGTACATGAAATAGGGTCAATTAAGGATATTATAGTAGAAGGTTTCGTGAAAGGAAACAACACTTTATTGCATTTGGCAGCAAAATTAGCCCCATCAGATCGACTTGAATTAGTTTCTGGAGCAGCATTCCAAATGTCCCACGAGTTAATATGGTTTGAG gaggtgaagaagataatgcCACCATCATTCATAATGTTGAAAAATTCTGAAGACAAAACCGCTCAGGAATTATTCACAAGGGAACATGAAGGATTGCGCAGAAAAGCAGAAGATTGGATGAAACGCACTGCTGAGTTCTGTATACTTATTTCAACTGTCATTGCTACAGCAGTGTTCTCTGCTGCGATTAACATACCAGGTGGCATCGATGATCAAACGAAAAAACCAAATTACTTGGACAAAACATCGTTCCTGGTGTTTGCAATATCAGATGGAATTGCATTCATCTCATCTGCAACTTCAATATTAATCTTCTTGTCAATTCTCATCTCGCGTTATGCGGAGTATGATTTTCACAAGTCACTGCCCTTCAAGTTAATATGTGGATTGGTAACTCTGTTCATCTCCATAACATGCATGATGGTAGCCTTTGGCAGTGCCTTCTTCATAACGTACGACTCTGGTTTGAAGGTGGTTCCTGATTCAATTTCAATACTTGCAAGTGTACCTATTCTTCTATATATTACTTTGCAATTTTCGTTATGGAAAGATATCATCTACTCAACAATTCATTGCAGGAATCTATTTAAGCCAAGCAAACGAATGATTCATATATCTTCTAGATGA